In Nostoc sp. GT001, a genomic segment contains:
- a CDS encoding AMP-binding protein, giving the protein MNLFELLVGEDNHPALVTSEGRSLTYKQLRENVIGLVSQLNSFGLKRGERIAIAMTNGSPMAITFLAAALCGTAAPLNPKYKQEEFAFYYQDTQAKAVITLSEGSEAAIASVTPDMMVINAKINTDGTLSFELVKTGSKPAESANPVAPNADDIAMILHTSGTTSRPKRVPIRHRNLIASAQQSD; this is encoded by the coding sequence ATGAATTTATTTGAGCTTTTAGTAGGGGAAGACAATCATCCAGCCCTAGTTACGTCTGAAGGGCGATCGCTAACCTATAAGCAATTACGCGAGAATGTTATTGGACTGGTATCTCAACTCAACAGCTTTGGATTGAAACGGGGAGAACGCATTGCCATTGCCATGACTAACGGTTCACCAATGGCGATTACCTTTTTGGCTGCTGCGTTATGTGGCACTGCTGCACCCTTAAATCCCAAATACAAACAAGAAGAATTTGCCTTTTACTATCAAGATACCCAAGCAAAAGCAGTGATTACGTTGTCTGAGGGGTCAGAAGCAGCCATTGCTAGCGTCACACCCGACATGATGGTGATTAATGCCAAGATAAATACTGACGGCACATTAAGCTTTGAATTAGTCAAAACAGGCTCAAAACCAGCAGAATCTGCGAATCCCGTAGCCCCCAACGCTGATGATATAGCGATGATTCTCCACACTAGCGGCACTACCAGTCGTCCCAAGCGTGTGCCGATTCGTCATCGCAACTTAATCGCTTCAGCTCAGCAATCTGATTAG
- a CDS encoding AMP-binding protein has product MPLFHVHGLVGCLLATLASGGTLVCPNGFNALEFWKLVDTYKPTWYSAAPTMHQTILARASRNTEIVKANRFRFIRSSSASLPPIIIEQLEATLNAPVVESYSMTEASHLMTTNPLPPKVRKPGTVGYGFGVEVGIMDSEGNLLSQGSLGEVVIKAPNVIDGYENNPEANATAFVNGWFRTGDQGAVDADGYLRLTGRIKELINRGGEKISPLEVDDVLLRHPAVAEALAFAVPHKSLGEDIHAAVVLKAEVSEKELLAHCATMLADFKVPKQIHILDQLPRGATGKLQRLAMAKLLNIEE; this is encoded by the coding sequence ATGCCCTTGTTCCATGTTCACGGATTAGTGGGCTGTTTGCTGGCAACTCTGGCTTCGGGTGGTACATTAGTTTGTCCCAATGGTTTTAATGCCTTGGAGTTTTGGAAATTGGTAGATACCTACAAACCCACTTGGTACTCCGCAGCGCCAACCATGCACCAGACAATTTTGGCGCGTGCTAGCCGTAATACAGAAATTGTCAAAGCTAACCGTTTTCGTTTTATTCGTTCTAGTAGCGCTTCTTTGCCGCCGATTATCATTGAACAGTTAGAGGCTACTCTTAATGCTCCTGTGGTGGAATCTTACAGCATGACTGAAGCATCTCACTTAATGACCACCAATCCCCTACCGCCAAAAGTCAGGAAACCAGGTACTGTAGGTTATGGCTTCGGTGTGGAAGTGGGCATTATGGACTCCGAAGGCAACCTATTATCTCAGGGAAGCTTGGGCGAGGTGGTGATAAAAGCACCCAACGTTATAGATGGCTACGAAAACAACCCAGAAGCTAACGCTACTGCTTTTGTGAACGGTTGGTTCCGCACCGGAGATCAGGGTGCAGTGGATGCAGACGGCTACCTCCGCTTGACTGGACGGATTAAAGAATTGATTAACCGGGGTGGGGAAAAAATTTCTCCTTTAGAAGTGGATGATGTCTTACTGCGCCATCCTGCCGTCGCCGAAGCCTTAGCCTTTGCCGTCCCCCACAAATCTTTAGGAGAAGATATCCACGCAGCTGTGGTTCTGAAAGCAGAAGTTAGCGAAAAAGAACTTTTAGCTCACTGTGCAACTATGCTGGCAGACTTCAAAGTTCCCAAGCAAATTCACATTTTAGATCAACTACCTCGTGG